One Trichoderma atroviride chromosome 7, complete sequence DNA segment encodes these proteins:
- a CDS encoding uncharacterized protein (EggNog:ENOG41~SECRETED:SignalP(1-24)): MARNFKKALLYEALQLSLAALGAAHCLVDSITHRYQPVPSSVPPPQLKDGYAVQYFGDGAYLITDGSGYISLFVATTVGGILVDAPPYNWPQASHNVKTIAHEFTKEELIIAKDPNRPPPDVTFTGDYTLRLGNQTLELSWKGLGPIHDPGNIFIWAPRQKILMLVDMVFPGWVPFWGMALTQSTRDYLSIHDQILAYPFDHYIGGHGKSGDRTDVTNNRDYIADVLANCRTAILANCRTAILASATNNTEVGVSQIVPPFLTVNPNNAWGEFMLYYTRVAELCYNLTTPQWENKLAGQDVFSFSHAFKAVGDMSLEYGVLGPFGVI, encoded by the exons ATGGCTCGTAATTTTAAGAAGGCCCTTCTTTATGAGGCTTTACAGCTCTCTTTGGCTGCGCTAGGCGCCGCCCATTGTCTTGTCGATAGCATTACCCACCGTTACCAGCCAGTGCCATCCTCGGTGCCACCACCACAACTCAAGGATGGCTACGCAGTTCAAtactttggcgatggagcATATCTCATCACTGATGGAAGTGGCTACATAAGCCTTTTCGTCGCAACAACTGTGGGGGGcatcctcgtcgacgccCCCCCCTACAATTGGCCACAAGCTTCA CATAACGTGAAGACAATTGCACACGAATTCACAAAGGAAGAATTGATTATAGCCAAGGACCCAAATCGGCCTCCTCCCGATGTCACGTTTACCGGAGATTATACCCTTCGTCTTGGTAACCAAACACTGGAGCTTTCATGGAAGGGATTGGGTCCAATCCATGACCCGGGAAATATCTTCATCTGGGCGCCTCGACAAAAGATTCTCATGCTCGTCGACATGGTATTTCCGGGCTGGGTGCCGTTCTGGGGAATGGCTCTTACGCAGTCCACGCGGGATTACCTTTCAATCCACGATCAAATTCTAGCGTATCCATTCGATCACTATATTGGAGGCCATGGAAAGAGCGGCGACCGAACAGATGTTACCAATAATCGCGATTACATTGCGGATGTATTGGCAAACTGTCGCACTGCTATATTGGCAAACTGTCGCACTGCTATATTGGCAAGTGCCACCAACAATACTGAAGTCGGAGTAAGCCAAATTGTGCCTCCGTTCTTGACTGTAAACCCCAACAATGCGTGGGGAGAGTTCATGCTCTACTATACCAGAGTTGCAGAACTCTGCTACAATTTGACAACCCCGCAATGGGAAAATAAACTAGCTGGGCAAGACGTGTTTAGCTTTAGCCATGCGTTCAAAGCTGTTGGCGATATGAGCCTAGAATATGGTGTTCTTGGTCCATTCGGTGTCATCT